Part of the Streptococcaceae bacterium ESL0687 genome is shown below.
GTGTTGATGGAGATACCTTAGTAGCACGTGATATCATTGATACACTTACTAACCACAAACACCAAGCTGACAAAGCATTATACAAGCTTAGTCAAGAAATTTCTTAAAATTGCTATATAAATAATATTTATATATAAACTTTAACTTTACAAGAAAAAGGAGCATTCAAAAACATGCAAAACATGAATAAACGTGTTAAAATCGTTGCAACACTTGGACCAGCTGTTGAAATCCGTGGCGGAAAACGCTTTGGTGAAGATGGTTACTGGGGTGAATCACTAGACGTTGAAGCAAGTGCAAAAAACATTGCTAAACTAATCGAAGAAGGTGCTAACGTATTCCGTTTCAACTTCTCACACGGTGATCACGCTGAACAAGGTGAACGCATGAAAACTGTACGTCTTGCAGAAGACATTGCTGGACAAAAAGTTGGTTTCCTACTTGATACTAAAGGTCCAGAAATCCGTACAGAATTATTTGAAGGCGACGCTAAAGAATATTCATACAAAACTGGTGATAAACTACGTGTAGCTACTGAGCAAGGAATCAAATCAACTGAAGGTACTATCGCTCTTAACGTAGCTGGTGGAATCGATATCTTCGACTACGTTGAAGTTGGACAAACTATCCTTGTTGACGATGGTAAATTAGGTCTTACTGTTGAAGCTAAAGACCCAGCAACTCGCGAATTTGAAGTTCTTGTTCAAAACGACGGAATCATCGCTAAACAAAAAGGTGTTAACATCCCTAACACTAAAATTCCTTTCCCAGCACTTGCTGAACGTGATAACGCTGATATCCGTTTCGGTCTTGAGCAAGGAATCAACTTCATCGCGATCTCATTCGTACGTTCTGCAAAAGACGTTAACGAAGTTCGTGCTATCCTTGAAGAAACTGGAAACACTAACGTTAAACTTATTCCAAAAATCGAAAACCAACAAGGTATCGACAACCTAGACGAAATCCTTGAAGTTTCTGACGGTATCATGATCGCTCGTGGAGACATGGGTATCGAAGTACCATTTGAAATGGTTCCAGTTTACCAAAAAGAAATCATTACTAAAGCTAACGCTGCTGGACGTTTCGTTATCACAGCAACAAACATGCTTGAAACAATGACTGACAAACCACGTGCAACTCGTTCAGAAGTATCTGACGTATTCAACGCTGTTATCGACGGAACTGATGCTACAATGCTTTCAGGTGAGTCAGCTAACGGTAAATATCCAGTTGAATCAGTTCGCGCTATGGCAACTATCGACAAAAACGCTCAAAACCTTCTAGGTCAATACGGACGTCTTAACCCAGAAGACTTCGACCGTTCAACTGTAACTGAAGTTGTTGCTTCAGCAGTTAAAGATGCTACAGCTAACATGGACATCAAACTTGTAGTGGCTATCACTGAATCTGGTAACACAGCTCGTTTAATCTCTAAATACCGTCCAGATGCTGATATCCTAGCTATCACTTTTGACGAAGAAATCCAAAAATCTCTAATGGTTAACTGGGGAGTATTCCCAGTAGTAGCTGAACGTCCAGGATCAACTGACGATATGTACGATGTTGCTGAAGAAGTAGCTCGTAAATCAGGTATGGTTGAATCAGGAGATAACATTGTTATCGTTGCAGGTGTACCAGTAGGTGAAGGACGTACTAACACAATGCGTATCCGCACTGTTCGTTAATCATCAAAGATAAAAAAAGCATGACTTTCGGGTCATGTTTTTTTATTTATAAATAAATTTGGCTACTCTTTTTATTTTACCTCCTAGTATGATAAAATTGACCCAAGCTATTCATTAATATTCTAGGAGTAATGTAGTTAGGAGCTAAATTTGAAAGATTTAAGTAAAAAACAAAAAAAGAGTTTGGACCAAGCACTAGATATAAATTATGCCAGAGATAGGTATGATTATTATTTGGATAAAATTAAAGGAGTTAAAAAGGCCAGTCTAATAACTGTGGTCATACTTTCGGTTATTTCCTTTACTTCCCTGGTCTATCTCCTCTTTATCCTACCCCCTCAGGCCACAAAAATAAATGATTCAATCAAGGTTCTTGAACAAGAAAAAAAGGCCCTGCTTGATAATCCACCCTATGAAAGTCAAGCAGCAGGTATGGGAGACTACACCCTTTCAGCCAAGGACGAACATACCCTTGAAATTGACAAGGGGGAAACAATTAAGATAGATGATAATAACATCTTTGTATCAGATAATGCATCAATCATTGATCAGTCAACCAGGGAGGAGATTTATAATTTAAATAAAAATTTGGCCCAGTTTACTGATGGGGCTCAGTATATGGTTGTAACCATTGATAGCCTTCCTAAGAATGAAAGTATTGAGTCCTATGCTACTAAGATTTTTAGGAAGGTAGGGATTGGTAAAAAGGGGCTTGATAATGGGGTTCTTTATCTAATCAGTGTAAGTGACCGAAAATTTCGTTTGGAGGTCGGCTATGGTATGGAAGGAGTTCTAAATGATGCCAAGGCCGGCCGCATTATAAATGATGACTCTGTAGTGGATGATTTCAAGGATAAAAACTACAGTCAGGCCATTAAAAAAGTATCAGAGAAGGTCGTTGCTATTATGAATATTAAGGTTAATGACTATAATGAAGGAATTGATAAATTAAAGACGGATTTACTGGTTAAAAGGATAGTTCCATCAGGTTTATTGTTCCTAAGCCTTAGTCTTCTGATTGCTATTTTCTTCTATCTTAATTATTTGAAAAAAGTTGATGGTGAACTATCTAATCTCTATGATGACTACCAAAGGACTAGTGATCCTGGAAAGACTGATTTCTACTATTTGCTTGTCGCAGGCCCTTTGGTTCTTTTGACCTTAAACGAAATCTATAAGAATATAACCTTTGGGAAATTCAAGGAAAAGAATCCTGATACAGCCCTTCTTGCAAGTGGAATCTTAGTGGGGGACAAGTTATATAACGGTAGTGGTGCAGTCATCACTAACAACTATTCTAAATCTTCTTATAATCCAAGTAATAAATCGTCAGGTGGTGATAGCTTTGGCGGAGGATCCTCAGGTGGGGGCGGTGCCTCTGGTGGTTGGTAAAAAATAGTAAAGAAAAAAGGTTGAGTTTTTACTCAGCCTTTCTTTTTATGTCTTTAACGGTTTGTCCGCCCGTTTCATGCCCCAGTACCTCAGAAAATTCGGGAATGCTAATGTCTTCTCCGTATTTTTTAATAAGGGCCGTTTTAATCAGGCGGTAAGCCAGATTGGCATTTCTTGAAAGAAGGGGACCATGGAAGTAGCTTCCAAAGACGTTTTTATAGTTAAGTCCTTCTGTTTGATCCTCTCCGTTGTTCCCTTGGCCGAAAACGACCTTTCCTAGAGGTTTTTCATCTTCAGAAAGGAAGGTTCTTCCCTGATGGTTTTCAAAACCATAATAGGTTTCATCAAAGTCTTCATTATAGATTTCAATATCTCCAATGAAGCGATTGTTTTTCTGGCTCAGGGTATGGTGACCTAGGACTCCTAGTCCTTTAATCTTTTGCCCCTGGGCATTTTCATAGTACTTTCCTAGAAACTGGAAGCCTCCGCAGATGGCAAGCATGACACCCTCGTCTTCAATGTACTTTTTGATTTCCTTACTTTGCCTTGGGAGGTCATGGCTGATGATTTCTTGTTCATAGTCCTGACCACCACCAAAGAAGGCTAGGTCAAAGTCTGAAGCCTTGAACTCATCGCCTAAACTTACAATGTTAAAGGTCATATGGGCTCCAAGTTTTTCACCTACATATTTAAGCATGAGGATATTTCCGTTATCCCCGTAGGTGTTCATCAGATCCCCATAAAGGTGGGCGCCATTGAGGGAATATGTATAGTTGTCACCCTTTGATTCAATAGATTTGTACATAATTCCTCCTATTTCATCTCGCCTGAGATTATATTTTTATTTCTTAAAAGTTCACGCATCTCAAGCATGGCAGTATAGGTTGCAAGGATGTAGACATGCTTTTGGTCCTGCTTTAGGATTTCCTCAAGGACTTGGTTTAGGTTTTCCTCTTCCTTAATTTTATCTTGGTCAAAACCAGCTACACGGAGCCTCCTGGCCATTTCAGAATGTCTAACTCCACCAGTTATAATACCAGTTACATCCATTTCGGTGATTTCTTCAAAATTCGCATCCCAAATCCAGCTGGTATCAATTCCGTCTGCATAATTGGCATTAAGAAGGACAGCTAAGGCAAAAGGATAAGGGGCCATCTTAATCATATCAAGAACCTGATTGGCTCCAACGGGATTTTTAATAAGTACCAAGGTACAATCCTTATCTCCAAGTTTAAAGGTTTCTTGGCGTCCAAAAACAGCGTGGCTATTTTCAAATCCTTTTTTAATAACTTTTTTATCTAGTCCCAGATATTCAGCTACAGCTACAGCAGCAAGAGCATTATAGATATTATACAGGCCTCCAACATTAATTTTGTAGTCCTGTCCATCAATGATGAATTCGCTTGAAGTGTTTTTAATATCAACCAGCTGACTTAGTTTATAGTCAAGTGGGGGACGTTTGAAGCCGCAGTTAGGGCAGAGATAATCCCCAAGATTGGCATAGGTGTTTAGTTTGTATTCAAGGATTGAATGACACTTAGGACAGAGAACACCCTCTGTATTGTAGTGGGCCCGTTTAGGCTCATGTTTTTCAGTATCAAATCCGTAGTAAAGCACCTTATTTTTGATGGGTTTTGAATTAAAGAGTGGGCTGTCCCCGTTCATTAAAACAGTAGCTTCAGGGGCATTGGCTGCACCCTTTAGGATAAAGTCGTAGGTTGTATAAATTTCCCCGTACCTATCCATTTGGTCCCTAAAAATATTTGTAAAAACAAAGAGGGTTGGTTTTATGTATTCGGTAATTTTTGGCAGGCTAGCCTCATCAATTTCAAGGACTGCAACCTTCTTGCCTTTTTTTGACCCCTTAGGAGCTGTTAAAAAGGTTGAGACAATTCCAGTAATCATATTTGCCCCACTTGTATTGGTCGTTACAAGCTCATAGGCTTCTTCTAAAATACCCACAGTTAAAGCAGTGGTTAGTGTTTTACCATTAGTTCCAGTGACAACAATAATTTCATCATAACCTGTCGCAAGTGAATCAAGAATGTTTGGATCAAGTTTAAGGGCTAACGAACCTGGGTAGGTAGATCCCCTCTTGAAGAAATTTTTTAATATGAAATGGGCCGATTTACCCATTGAACTCGCAAAAATTGATTGTATTTTCATACTGATATTCTAGCATAATTTTAGATTTTAAAAAAGGAATCCTCACGCATTTGGATTCCTTTGTCTACTGGACTTAGACCTAAAGATCCAGTAAAGACTCTTTGCTGGATTAAGGTTTTTGATATTCAGGAGCAGTAATTTCGTCTGTTTTAACGACATACTTGTCTGTCAGAATCCATTCCCCTGAAGTGGAACTAGTAGGACCATTCTTAAAGCTTAGGCCAATACTATAACCAGGTTCATTTGCTATCCAGCTGGCTTCAAGTACCGTATCGCCATCTTTTGCTCCAGTGACATTAGTCGGAAGTCCGTAGTCTGCAATTACTTCTTCAAGGGTCGTCTCATTTACCTTTAAGTCATTGTATTTGTCAGAATCAAGAATGTCATTTCCCACCTTGCCATTTTCAGCAATCTTATTAATAGTATAAAAGTCTGTTTCACTGTTGGTATCTTTATTTACTGATGAAGAAATTGAGCTTGAAGATTCAGAAGTATCTTTTGAGGAGCAGGCAGTCATGCTTCCTACTGTAAAAAGTGTACCTGCAAGCACTAGTCCTTTAATAATTAATTTGTTCATATCTTTTTTCCTTGGCTAATAATATTTTTGTATGGATATTTCATTAGTGACTATTATACCATGGAATTAGGATCTTAATTACTGGCATGTAAATCTTAAAAGCTTAAAGAAAAAAACTCATAAATTTTTAAGTTAGGAAAACATTAGTTCCTGTAAGTATTAAAATTGATACTTATAATAAGCTTTTTGTCCCCTAGAAGGCAAGGTATTTTTGTGTTATAATCGGATAGTTAATTATTTGATAAAATATTAACTATTTAATAAGCAGGCTACAGTCCCGATGGTTGGATAATTGTGTCCACTACCTGTAACCGAAATACGAAAGTAGGGGGAATATAATGACCGAGAAGATTTTATTTACAAGTGAGAGTGTCTCAGAAGGGCACCCAGACAAGATTGCTGATCAGATTTCTGATGCCATCTTAGACGCAATTTTAACCCAAGACCCATATGCACGGGTGGCGGCAGAAACTGCTGTTTATACAGGAAGCGTCCATGTTTTTGGTGAGGTAACAACTAATGCCTATGTTGATATCAACAGTGTGGTTCGAAATACCATCAAGGAAATCGGCTACACTGATGCAAACTTTGGCTTTGACTACAAGACTGTGGGGGTTCATCCTAGTCTAGTTGAGCAGTCGCCAGACATTGCTCAAGGTGTTAATGAGGCCATTGAGGTGCGCGGAGATCAAACAATCGATGAGCTCGATTTAACTGGTGCAGGAGATCAGGGTATCATGTTTGGCTATGCCTCTCGTGAGACAGAGGAGTTTATGCCTCTTGCCATCTCACTTAGTCACAAGCTAGTCAAACGCCTGGCTGATTTGAGGAAAGAGGGGGTTCTTGATTATTTAAGACCCGATGCCAAAAGTCAGGTAACGGTTGAATACAATGAGGACGGATCTGCTAAAAGGATTGATACTGTTGTTATTTCAACCCAGCATGCACCTGAAGCCACGCTTGAAACCATTAAAGATGATGTGATTGAACAGGTGATTAAAGCAGTCATTCCAGCAGGGCTTCTGGATTCAGAAACCAAGTACTTCATTAATCCAACTGGCCGCTTTGTAGTTGGAGGCCCTCAAGGGGACTCAGGGCTTACAGGACGTAAGATTATTGTAGATACTTATGGGGGCTACGCCCATCACGGTGGAGGAGCCTTTTCTGGGAAAGATGCGACCAAGGTAGACCGTTCAGCCTCATACGCTGCCCGCTATATTGCTAAAAACATTGTAGCAGCAGGACTTGCTGACACAGCTGAAATCCAGCTGTCTTATGCCATTGGAGTAGCCCAACCAATCAGTATTCACATTGATACCTTCGGAACAGGAAAGGTTTCTGATGATAAATTGATTGAAGCTATCAGGGAAAACTTTGATTTACGTCCAGCTGGAATTATTCAAATGCTTGATTTACGTCGCCCAATCTACCGTCAAACAGCAGCCTATGGCCACTTTGGTCGAACTGACATTGACCTTCCTTGGGAACGTCTTGATAAAGTTGAAAATCTTAAAAAACTGCTTGATAAATAGTGGACTATATAAACAAAAAAACGACCAACTGGTCGTTTTTATTTATTGGTTGTTAAATATAAGGTAATTAAAGCAGCAGTAGCAAATATTAAAATTAGAAAAACTAAAAAATTAAGTGGTAGAAAAAGTATTAAGATTGAAAAAAGAGTTCGTGCAATAATATTACCCAGTGAAAAGTAGGTAACCATTCCACCAAAGATTGTTGCAAGCTTGTCCTCGGGCATTCCATTATAAATTAAAGCTCCCATTTTCGGATTTACAACTCCAATCAAAATATTCAAAATGAAGATAAGTCCAACAATCAAATATATGTTTTTAAAAAAAATTGCTCCAAAGAGGAAAAGATTAATATAGAGGCTGGCTTTTAGTATGGTAAAAAGATTAGCGTTTTTAAAAATGGATAGGGCAGCAATCCCTCCTAAAATTCCACCTAAAACTTCTGTAGTTGTTAAAATAGCAATTGTAATGGCTGACGTCTTAATTATTAAATTATTATTTTCAGAAAAGAGGAGAAGTAAGAGAGGGATGACTATAGCCAAACAACCATTTAAAATAGGTATAGCGAGTAAGGTGCTTTTAATTTCCTTGACTGAGAAAAGGTAATTGATAGAAGTTTTAAGCTGCTTCCAAAGATTATCAATCAGCTTACTTTCTTCCTCTTGAACGACTGGAATAGGATTTTCTTGTAGGATATTTTGGAGGGATTTTCGAATCGTCATCAAAACCAGATAACTAATCAAGAAGGTCAAAGCGTTAATGAAGGCTAGAGTTTGATAGCTAAGAAAAGTTATTAAAATGGCACTCGCAGATTGGAATCCAATATATAAGGCATTTGAAACTGATTGCCTAAAGGCCATTGTTTCTTCTCTATTTTCTGGCGTGACAATTCTATTTGATATGGGTGTGAATAGACCATTTTCGTACTGTCCAGCCAGATCGGCTAAAAAATTTACGATACTTGCGACTAGAACAATGGCCAAGGAAGGGTTGAATCCCATAACTAGAGCTACAAATAGGTAAAGAATTATCCTGAAAATTAAAGTTTCTTGAATTTTTCTAACCTTATCAGCTGTTCGGTCTGCTAAGTAGCCTGTAAAGAAGCTGGCAAATAAGGGTACAGTCTCAGAAATAGTAATAATAGATATGGCGAATTTACTATGGGGTAAACTTATTACATAATTCATTAGGGCCAAGTAGTACAGGGAGTCTCCGAAATTTGATATCATGTCTGATATCCAGGAGACCATATAAAGCTTATTGGTTAATATTTTTTTCATAAATCCTCCGTTTTAAATAAAGTAATAGGTTAACTTTATCATTTATCTAAAAGATTAGATAATAATAGCTGGACTATATAAACAAAAAAACGACCAACTGGTCGTTTTTATTATCCTATTTATGGCGATTGCGTAATTTTTTACGGGCCTTATAGGCTGCTTCACTTAAAGAGAAGAGTAGTTTGTTGACTGGAATGTCAAATTCACCAATGTACTCTTCAATTACTGGATTGAAATTTTTCTTAAAGTTTAGAAGTCCATCAGATTCTGACAGGGAATTTTCTAACCCTCCCATATTTAGGCTAGAGGCTCCATTAGTAAAGGCATTTTCAATTGACTGATACCAGGCTAGATATGAAGGGTAGTATTTTTGGAAGTTAGTATCCATTCCAGCATACAGATGTTCAGAATGGCCAGCGAAGTTGATGGTTAAACCACCGGCTACAGGGACGATATTCCCATTTGTTTTGATTATTTGGCTGATACTTTCAATATCCTTTTGGGCATGGCTAACTTCTTCCTGGTAGTGGGCGATTTTTTTACCGTTAGTTGCTGAGTTTTTATCCAAGAAGGCTTGAGCCTTGTCATGGCGCTTTTGAGCATCCTCTAGTAACTTAGAAAAGTCATAGTAAACCATGGTAATTCTTGCTTCATCAGGATAGGTTGTTAGAAGCTTGGTATAGTAGTCGCTATCACGCAAGCTAACTCCCTTTCTATCTTCTGTTTTTTTCATCAGAATAGAAAAATCTTCAACAAGCTCAGTCTGCCCGTATTTAATTACAGGGTAGCTATTTCTGGCCTTCCTTAAAAACTGACGGGTTTTCTTAGAAAAATCCTCTTCCTTGAAGTCTTCCTTGTAGATGAGGGCGTTAAATCTTGGTTGGATGGTAGCTGCCATATCAGTAGTCAAACCACTCCAGTGGGCTCCGGACCCTCTTAAATTATCAATAGCAAGTTTTGCCTGATTGTTCTTGACCATATCTTGCCCCAGCATTCCAGCCTGGTAGATTATTGGCGGATCAATCTTGATGAAAAGAGCCCTTCTTTTTTTACCATATTTTTTAAGGGTTTTGACTACAAATGCTACTAGGTTTTCGTCATTATAATCCATGATTGGTCCTCTTGGAATATAAATCATGGACATTCCTAGGGGAAGTTTTTTAATCAGTAGGCTTGCACTTGCGACCATTTGGCCATTTTTATAAAAGCCAATAAGCTCATTGTCCCAGTTATCTTTAATTTTTGCCCAGGAACTTGATTGGAGGAGGTTTACAAGCTCTGAGGATTTTATAAACTCATCGTGATCCTTCTTATCAATTCCAATTTTGTAGGTATACATTTTTTCTCCAAATACTAATCTTTTTTATTATGTTTTTACTTGAGGTTAGTCCCTTTTTAGAATTTTTTAGGATTAAACATCTCAAATATTTTTAAGAAGACCATCCCGCAAGATGATCTTCTACTATTTTATAATAAATTCAGTTATTATCAAGGGAGGACCTTCTTAAACTTCCTTGTTTAAGACTAATTTGTTGATGGCGTGGGCAACTCCACTTTCATTGTTTGTTTTTGTAATGTAGCTGGCAAGCTTTTTAATTTCAGGATTCCCGTTCTCCATAACAACTGGAGTACCAACCATTTCAAGCATTGAGCGGTCATTTTCTTCGTCTCCAATGGCCATGGTTTCTTCGATTTTGATTCCTAATTTTTCAGCTAGATGAGCAATTGCTTGTCCCTTGCTTGCATTTTTATTAAGAAGTTCCAAGTATACTGGGA
Proteins encoded:
- a CDS encoding type 1 glutamine amidotransferase — its product is MMYKSIESKGDNYTYSLNGAHLYGDLMNTYGDNGNILMLKYVGEKLGAHMTFNIVSLGDEFKASDFDLAFFGGGQDYEQEIISHDLPRQSKEIKKYIEDEGVMLAICGGFQFLGKYYENAQGQKIKGLGVLGHHTLSQKNNRFIGDIEIYNEDFDETYYGFENHQGRTFLSEDEKPLGKVVFGQGNNGEDQTEGLNYKNVFGSYFHGPLLSRNANLAYRLIKTALIKKYGEDISIPEFSEVLGHETGGQTVKDIKRKAE
- a CDS encoding MFS transporter, which gives rise to MKKILTNKLYMVSWISDMISNFGDSLYYLALMNYVISLPHSKFAISIITISETVPLFASFFTGYLADRTADKVRKIQETLIFRIILYLFVALVMGFNPSLAIVLVASIVNFLADLAGQYENGLFTPISNRIVTPENREETMAFRQSVSNALYIGFQSASAILITFLSYQTLAFINALTFLISYLVLMTIRKSLQNILQENPIPVVQEEESKLIDNLWKQLKTSINYLFSVKEIKSTLLAIPILNGCLAIVIPLLLLLFSENNNLIIKTSAITIAILTTTEVLGGILGGIAALSIFKNANLFTILKASLYINLFLFGAIFFKNIYLIVGLIFILNILIGVVNPKMGALIYNGMPEDKLATIFGGMVTYFSLGNIIARTLFSILILFLPLNFLVFLILIFATAALITLYLTTNK
- a CDS encoding Mur ligase family protein; the protein is MKIQSIFASSMGKSAHFILKNFFKRGSTYPGSLALKLDPNILDSLATGYDEIIVVTGTNGKTLTTALTVGILEEAYELVTTNTSGANMITGIVSTFLTAPKGSKKGKKVAVLEIDEASLPKITEYIKPTLFVFTNIFRDQMDRYGEIYTTYDFILKGAANAPEATVLMNGDSPLFNSKPIKNKVLYYGFDTEKHEPKRAHYNTEGVLCPKCHSILEYKLNTYANLGDYLCPNCGFKRPPLDYKLSQLVDIKNTSSEFIIDGQDYKINVGGLYNIYNALAAVAVAEYLGLDKKVIKKGFENSHAVFGRQETFKLGDKDCTLVLIKNPVGANQVLDMIKMAPYPFALAVLLNANYADGIDTSWIWDANFEEITEMDVTGIITGGVRHSEMARRLRVAGFDQDKIKEEENLNQVLEEILKQDQKHVYILATYTAMLEMRELLRNKNIISGEMK
- a CDS encoding aminoacyltransferase; protein product: MYTYKIGIDKKDHDEFIKSSELVNLLQSSSWAKIKDNWDNELIGFYKNGQMVASASLLIKKLPLGMSMIYIPRGPIMDYNDENLVAFVVKTLKKYGKKRRALFIKIDPPIIYQAGMLGQDMVKNNQAKLAIDNLRGSGAHWSGLTTDMAATIQPRFNALIYKEDFKEEDFSKKTRQFLRKARNSYPVIKYGQTELVEDFSILMKKTEDRKGVSLRDSDYYTKLLTTYPDEARITMVYYDFSKLLEDAQKRHDKAQAFLDKNSATNGKKIAHYQEEVSHAQKDIESISQIIKTNGNIVPVAGGLTINFAGHSEHLYAGMDTNFQKYYPSYLAWYQSIENAFTNGASSLNMGGLENSLSESDGLLNFKKNFNPVIEEYIGEFDIPVNKLLFSLSEAAYKARKKLRNRHK
- a CDS encoding TPM domain-containing protein; translation: MKDLSKKQKKSLDQALDINYARDRYDYYLDKIKGVKKASLITVVILSVISFTSLVYLLFILPPQATKINDSIKVLEQEKKALLDNPPYESQAAGMGDYTLSAKDEHTLEIDKGETIKIDDNNIFVSDNASIIDQSTREEIYNLNKNLAQFTDGAQYMVVTIDSLPKNESIESYATKIFRKVGIGKKGLDNGVLYLISVSDRKFRLEVGYGMEGVLNDAKAGRIINDDSVVDDFKDKNYSQAIKKVSEKVVAIMNIKVNDYNEGIDKLKTDLLVKRIVPSGLLFLSLSLLIAIFFYLNYLKKVDGELSNLYDDYQRTSDPGKTDFYYLLVAGPLVLLTLNEIYKNITFGKFKEKNPDTALLASGILVGDKLYNGSGAVITNNYSKSSYNPSNKSSGGDSFGGGSSGGGGASGGW
- the metK gene encoding methionine adenosyltransferase, which gives rise to MTEKILFTSESVSEGHPDKIADQISDAILDAILTQDPYARVAAETAVYTGSVHVFGEVTTNAYVDINSVVRNTIKEIGYTDANFGFDYKTVGVHPSLVEQSPDIAQGVNEAIEVRGDQTIDELDLTGAGDQGIMFGYASRETEEFMPLAISLSHKLVKRLADLRKEGVLDYLRPDAKSQVTVEYNEDGSAKRIDTVVISTQHAPEATLETIKDDVIEQVIKAVIPAGLLDSETKYFINPTGRFVVGGPQGDSGLTGRKIIVDTYGGYAHHGGGAFSGKDATKVDRSASYAARYIAKNIVAAGLADTAEIQLSYAIGVAQPISIHIDTFGTGKVSDDKLIEAIRENFDLRPAGIIQMLDLRRPIYRQTAAYGHFGRTDIDLPWERLDKVENLKKLLDK
- the pyk gene encoding pyruvate kinase codes for the protein MNKRVKIVATLGPAVEIRGGKRFGEDGYWGESLDVEASAKNIAKLIEEGANVFRFNFSHGDHAEQGERMKTVRLAEDIAGQKVGFLLDTKGPEIRTELFEGDAKEYSYKTGDKLRVATEQGIKSTEGTIALNVAGGIDIFDYVEVGQTILVDDGKLGLTVEAKDPATREFEVLVQNDGIIAKQKGVNIPNTKIPFPALAERDNADIRFGLEQGINFIAISFVRSAKDVNEVRAILEETGNTNVKLIPKIENQQGIDNLDEILEVSDGIMIARGDMGIEVPFEMVPVYQKEIITKANAAGRFVITATNMLETMTDKPRATRSEVSDVFNAVIDGTDATMLSGESANGKYPVESVRAMATIDKNAQNLLGQYGRLNPEDFDRSTVTEVVASAVKDATANMDIKLVVAITESGNTARLISKYRPDADILAITFDEEIQKSLMVNWGVFPVVAERPGSTDDMYDVAEEVARKSGMVESGDNIVIVAGVPVGEGRTNTMRIRTVR